The following are from one region of the Schistocerca cancellata isolate TAMUIC-IGC-003103 chromosome 11, iqSchCanc2.1, whole genome shotgun sequence genome:
- the LOC126108199 gene encoding ankyrin repeat domain-containing protein 65-like, translating to MTEYSSCEGCRLPQTIWWVAKFVRALLAAGADVGARSGDGETALHRAAWRGHAEVARLLLSAASDPNARDMWGLTPLHLAAYHGHAEAAAALLQAGADRGVRANDERTPLDVATLCNRPQLVEMLTHH from the exons ATGACTGAGTATAGTAGTTGTGAAGGATGCCGCCTGCCACAGACCATATGGTGGGTTGCAAAGTTT gtgcggGCGTTGCTCGCGGCTGGGGCGGACGTGGGGGCGAGGAGCGGGGACGGGGAGACCGCCCTGCACCGGGCTGCATGGAGAGGCCACGCggaggtggcgcggctgctgctctCTGCGGCGTCCGACCCCAACGCCAGGGATATGTGGGGGCTGACGCCGCTGCACTTGGCGGCATACCATGGCCACGCAGAAGCGGCGGCTGCGTTGCTGCAGGCCGGAGCCGACAGGGGGGTGAGGGCTAATGACGAGAGGACCCCCCTGGACGTCGCCACGCTGTGCAACCGGCCGCAGCTCGTCGAGATGCTAACACACCATTAA